In the Carassius gibelio isolate Cgi1373 ecotype wild population from Czech Republic chromosome A2, carGib1.2-hapl.c, whole genome shotgun sequence genome, one interval contains:
- the LOC127933612 gene encoding translation initiation factor IF-2-like isoform X40, producing the protein MPHKILYALLLLLLSCDCIAEVQLEGNEVEAEGTEQLKVEKRQAEGTEQLKVEKRDAEGTEDLKVEKRDAEATEDLKVEKRDAEATEELKVEKRDAEATEELKVEKRDAEATEELKVEKRDAEATEELKVEKRDAEATEDLKVEKRDAEATEELKVEKRDAEATEDLKVEKRDAEATEDLKVEKRDAEATEDLKVEKRQAEGTDELKVEKRQAEGTEDLKVEKRDAEATEELKVEKRQAEGTEELKVEKRDAEATEELKVEKRDAEGTEELKVEKRDAEGTDELKVEKRDAEETEQLKVEKRRAVSARPYIHKGIHSELKELKSTVSNLKYKLQATEEQLKQLRRNEYKVAFGATLGSIGTFGPFNTSVTLVYSNVFVNEGRAYNPNTGIFTAPVKGAYFFSFSVHSRSSKVLNLALFKNGQQMLMVYSNPLGDRYESSADSISLTLEKGDNVYMRLRENSWVFDNGNQLNSFVGHLLFPL; encoded by the exons ATGCCCCACAAGATTCTGTATGCGCTGCTGCTTCTCCTGCTCAGCTGTGACTGCATTGCTGAGGTCCAGCTGGAAGGGAATGAAGTGGAGGCTGAAGGGACCGAGCAATTAAAGGTGGAAAAAAGACAAGCTGAAGGGACCGAGCAATTAAAGGTGGAAAAAAGAGACGCTGAAGGGACTGAGGATTTAAAGGTGGAAAAAAGAGATGCTGAAGCGACTGAGGATTTAAAGGTGGAAAAAAGAGATGCTGAAGCGACTGAGGAATTAAAGGTGGAAAAAAGAGATGCTGAAGCGACTGAGGAATTAAAGGTGGAAAAAAGAGATGCTGAAGCGACTGAGGAATTAAAGGTGGAAAAAAGAGATGCTGAAGCGACTGAGGAATTAAAGGTGGAAAAAAGAGATGCTGAAGCGACTGAGGATTTAAAG GTGGAAAAAAGAGATGCTGAAGCGACTGAGGAATTAAAGGTGGAAAAAAGAGATGCTGAAGCGACTGAGGATTTAAAGGTGGAAAAAAGAGATGCTGAAGCGACTGAGGATTTAAAG GTGGAAAAAAGAGATGCTGAAGCGACTGAGGATTTAAAGGTGGAAAAAAGACAAGCTGAAGGGACTGATGAATTAAAGGTGGAAAAAAGACAAGCTGAAGggactgaagatttaaaggtggAAAAAAGAGATGCTGAAGCGACTGAGGAATTAAAGGTGGAAAAAAGACAAGCTGAAGGGACTGAGGAATTAAAGGTGGAAAAAAGAGATGCTGAAGCGACTGAGGAATTAAAGGTGGAAAAAAGAGATGCTGAAGGGACTGAGGAATTAAAGGTGGAAAAAAGAGATGCTGAAGGGACTGATGAATTAAAGGTGGAAAAAAGAGATGCTGAAGAGACTGAGCAATTAAAGGTGGAAAAAAGACGTGCTGTTTCAGCTCGGCCCTACATCCATAAAGGCATCCACTCTGAGCTGAAAGAGCTGAAATCTACCGTGAGTAATCTGAAGTATAAACTACAGGCCACTGAGGAACAGCTGAAACAGCTCAGGAGAAACG AATATAAAGTGGCATTTGGTGCCACACTTGGATCAATAGGTACCTTTGGACCCTTCAACACTTCAGTCACCCTGGTTTACAGTAATGTCTTTGTGAATGAGGGCAGAGCTTACAACCCAAACACTG GTATCTTCACTGCACCTGTAAAAGGGGCCTATTTCTTCAGTTTTTCTGTACATAGTCGCTCATCTAAAGTTCTGAATTTAGCACTCTTTAAAAATGGACAACAAATGTTAATGGTTTACAGTAATCCTCTTGGTGACCGCTATGAATCAAGCGCTGATTCAATCTCTCTGACTCTAGAGAAAGGAGATAATGTCTATATGCGTCTCCGTGAGAATTCATGGGTCTTTGATAATGGAAATCAACTCAATTCATTTGTTGGGCATTTACTTTTCCCTCTTTGA
- the LOC127933612 gene encoding sodium/potassium/calcium exchanger 1-like isoform X45 translates to MPHKILYALLLLLLSCDCIAEVQLEGNEVEAEGTEQLKVEKRQAEGTEQLKVEKRDAEGTEDLKVEKRDAEATEDLKVEKRDAEATEELKVEKRDAEATEELKVEKRDAEATEELKVEKRDAEATEELKVEKRDAEATEDLKVEKRDAEATEDLKVEKRDAEATEDLKVEKRDAEATEDLKVEKRQAEGTDELKVEKRQAEGTEDLKVEKRDAEATEELKVEKRQAEGTEELKVEKRDAEATEELKVEKRDAEGTEELKVEKRDAEGTDELKVEKRDAEETEQLKVEKRRAVSARPYIHKGIHSELKELKSTVSNLKYKLQATEEQLKQLRRNEYKVAFGATLGSIGTFGPFNTSVTLVYSNVFVNEGRAYNPNTGIFTAPVKGAYFFSFSVHSRSSKVLNLALFKNGQQMLMVYSNPLGDRYESSADSISLTLEKGDNVYMRLRENSWVFDNGNQLNSFVGHLLFPL, encoded by the exons ATGCCCCACAAGATTCTGTATGCGCTGCTGCTTCTCCTGCTCAGCTGTGACTGCATTGCTGAGGTCCAGCTGGAAGGGAATGAAGTGGAGGCTGAAGGGACCGAGCAATTAAAGGTGGAAAAAAGACAAGCTGAAGGGACCGAGCAATTAAAGGTGGAAAAAAGAGACGCTGAAGGGACTGAGGATTTAAAGGTGGAAAAAAGAGATGCTGAAGCGACTGAGGATTTAAAGGTGGAAAAAAGAGATGCTGAAGCGACTGAGGAATTAAAGGTGGAAAAAAGAGATGCTGAAGCGACTGAGGAATTAAAGGTGGAAAAAAGAGATGCTGAAGCGACTGAGGAATTAAAGGTGGAAAAAAGAGATGCTGAAGCGACTGAGGAATTAAAGGTGGAAAAAAGAGATGCTGAAGCGACTGAGGATTTAAAG GTGGAAAAAAGAGATGCTGAAGCGACTGAGGATTTAAAGGTGGAAAAAAGAGATGCTGAAGCGACTGAGGATTTAAAG GTGGAAAAAAGAGATGCTGAAGCGACTGAGGATTTAAAGGTGGAAAAAAGACAAGCTGAAGGGACTGATGAATTAAAGGTGGAAAAAAGACAAGCTGAAGggactgaagatttaaaggtggAAAAAAGAGATGCTGAAGCGACTGAGGAATTAAAGGTGGAAAAAAGACAAGCTGAAGGGACTGAGGAATTAAAGGTGGAAAAAAGAGATGCTGAAGCGACTGAGGAATTAAAGGTGGAAAAAAGAGATGCTGAAGGGACTGAGGAATTAAAGGTGGAAAAAAGAGATGCTGAAGGGACTGATGAATTAAAGGTGGAAAAAAGAGATGCTGAAGAGACTGAGCAATTAAAGGTGGAAAAAAGACGTGCTGTTTCAGCTCGGCCCTACATCCATAAAGGCATCCACTCTGAGCTGAAAGAGCTGAAATCTACCGTGAGTAATCTGAAGTATAAACTACAGGCCACTGAGGAACAGCTGAAACAGCTCAGGAGAAACG AATATAAAGTGGCATTTGGTGCCACACTTGGATCAATAGGTACCTTTGGACCCTTCAACACTTCAGTCACCCTGGTTTACAGTAATGTCTTTGTGAATGAGGGCAGAGCTTACAACCCAAACACTG GTATCTTCACTGCACCTGTAAAAGGGGCCTATTTCTTCAGTTTTTCTGTACATAGTCGCTCATCTAAAGTTCTGAATTTAGCACTCTTTAAAAATGGACAACAAATGTTAATGGTTTACAGTAATCCTCTTGGTGACCGCTATGAATCAAGCGCTGATTCAATCTCTCTGACTCTAGAGAAAGGAGATAATGTCTATATGCGTCTCCGTGAGAATTCATGGGTCTTTGATAATGGAAATCAACTCAATTCATTTGTTGGGCATTTACTTTTCCCTCTTTGA
- the LOC127933612 gene encoding sodium/potassium/calcium exchanger 1-like isoform X48: MPHKILYALLLLLLSCDCIAEVQLEGNEVEAEGTEQLKVEKRQAEGTEQLKVEKRDAEGTEDLKVEKRDAEATEDLKVEKRDAEATEELKVEKRDAEATEELKVEKRDAEATEELKVEKRDAEATEELKVEKRDAEATEELKVEKRDAEATEELKVEKRDAEATEDLKVEKRQAEGTDELKVEKRQAEGTEDLKVEKRDAEATEELKVEKRQAEGTEELKVEKRDAEATEELKVEKRDAEGTEELKVEKRDAEGTDELKVEKRDAEETEQLKVEKRRAVSARPYIHKGIHSELKELKSTVSNLKYKLQATEEQLKQLRRNEYKVAFGATLGSIGTFGPFNTSVTLVYSNVFVNEGRAYNPNTGIFTAPVKGAYFFSFSVHSRSSKVLNLALFKNGQQMLMVYSNPLGDRYESSADSISLTLEKGDNVYMRLRENSWVFDNGNQLNSFVGHLLFPL, translated from the exons ATGCCCCACAAGATTCTGTATGCGCTGCTGCTTCTCCTGCTCAGCTGTGACTGCATTGCTGAGGTCCAGCTGGAAGGGAATGAAGTGGAGGCTGAAGGGACCGAGCAATTAAAGGTGGAAAAAAGACAAGCTGAAGGGACCGAGCAATTAAAGGTGGAAAAAAGAGACGCTGAAGGGACTGAGGATTTAAAGGTGGAAAAAAGAGATGCTGAAGCGACTGAGGATTTAAAGGTGGAAAAAAGAGATGCTGAAGCGACTGAGGAATTAAAGGTGGAAAAAAGAGATGCTGAAGCGACTGAGGAATTAAAGGTGGAAAAAAGAGATGCTGAAGCGACTGAGGAATTAAAGGTGGAAAAAAGAGATGCTGAAGCGACTGAGGAATTAAAG GTGGAAAAAAGAGATGCTGAAGCGACTGAGGAATTAAAGGTGGAAAAAAGAGATGCTGAAGCGACTGAGGAATTAAAG GTGGAAAAAAGAGATGCTGAAGCGACTGAGGATTTAAAGGTGGAAAAAAGACAAGCTGAAGGGACTGATGAATTAAAGGTGGAAAAAAGACAAGCTGAAGggactgaagatttaaaggtggAAAAAAGAGATGCTGAAGCGACTGAGGAATTAAAGGTGGAAAAAAGACAAGCTGAAGGGACTGAGGAATTAAAGGTGGAAAAAAGAGATGCTGAAGCGACTGAGGAATTAAAGGTGGAAAAAAGAGATGCTGAAGGGACTGAGGAATTAAAGGTGGAAAAAAGAGATGCTGAAGGGACTGATGAATTAAAGGTGGAAAAAAGAGATGCTGAAGAGACTGAGCAATTAAAGGTGGAAAAAAGACGTGCTGTTTCAGCTCGGCCCTACATCCATAAAGGCATCCACTCTGAGCTGAAAGAGCTGAAATCTACCGTGAGTAATCTGAAGTATAAACTACAGGCCACTGAGGAACAGCTGAAACAGCTCAGGAGAAACG AATATAAAGTGGCATTTGGTGCCACACTTGGATCAATAGGTACCTTTGGACCCTTCAACACTTCAGTCACCCTGGTTTACAGTAATGTCTTTGTGAATGAGGGCAGAGCTTACAACCCAAACACTG GTATCTTCACTGCACCTGTAAAAGGGGCCTATTTCTTCAGTTTTTCTGTACATAGTCGCTCATCTAAAGTTCTGAATTTAGCACTCTTTAAAAATGGACAACAAATGTTAATGGTTTACAGTAATCCTCTTGGTGACCGCTATGAATCAAGCGCTGATTCAATCTCTCTGACTCTAGAGAAAGGAGATAATGTCTATATGCGTCTCCGTGAGAATTCATGGGTCTTTGATAATGGAAATCAACTCAATTCATTTGTTGGGCATTTACTTTTCCCTCTTTGA
- the LOC127933612 gene encoding trichoplein keratin filament-binding protein-like isoform X36, protein MPHKILYALLLLLLSCDCIAEVQLEGNEVEAEGTEQLKVEKRQAEGTEQLKVEKRDAEGTEDLKVEKRDAEATEDLKVEKRDAEATEDLKVEKRDAEATEDLKVEKRQAEGTEQLKVEKRQAEGTDELKVEKREAEATEDLKVEKRDAEATEDLKVEKRQAEGTDELKVEKRQAEGTDELKVEKREAEATEELKVEKRDAEATEDLKVEKRQAEGTDELKVEKRQAEGTEDLKVEKRDAEATEELKVEKRQAEGTEELKVEKRDAEATEELKVEKRDAEGTEELKVEKRDAEGTDELKVEKRDAEETEQLKVEKRRAVSARPYIHKGIHSELKELKSTVSNLKYKLQATEEQLKQLRRNEYKVAFGATLGSIGTFGPFNTSVTLVYSNVFVNEGRAYNPNTGIFTAPVKGAYFFSFSVHSRSSKVLNLALFKNGQQMLMVYSNPLGDRYESSADSISLTLEKGDNVYMRLRENSWVFDNGNQLNSFVGHLLFPL, encoded by the exons ATGCCCCACAAGATTCTGTATGCGCTGCTGCTTCTCCTGCTCAGCTGTGACTGCATTGCTGAGGTCCAGCTGGAAGGGAATGAAGTGGAGGCTGAAGGGACCGAGCAATTAAAGGTGGAAAAAAGACAAGCTGAAGGGACCGAGCAATTAAAGGTGGAAAAAAGAGACGCTGAAGGGACTGAGGATTTAAAGGTGGAAAAAAGAGATGCTGAAGCGACTGAGGATTTAAAG GTGGAAAAAAGAGATGCTGAAGCGACTGAGGATTTAAAGGTGGAAAAAAGAGATGCTGAAGCGACTGAGGATTTAAAG GTGGAAAAAAGACAAGCTGAAGGGACCGAGCAATTAAAGGTGGAAAAAAGACAAGCTGAAGGGACTGATGAATTAAAGGTGGAAAAAAGAGAAGCTGAAGCGACTGAGGATTTAAAGGTGGAAAAAAGAGATGCTGAAGCGACTGAGGATTTAAAGGTGGAAAAAAGACAAGCTGAAGGGACTGATGAATTAAAGGTGGAAAAAAGACAAGCTGAAGGGACTGATGAATTAAAGGTGGAAAAAAGAGAAGCTGAAGCGACTGAGGAATTAAAGGTGGAAAAAAGAGATGCTGAAGCGACTGAGGATTTAAAGGTGGAAAAAAGACAAGCTGAAGGGACTGATGAATTAAAGGTGGAAAAAAGACAAGCTGAAGggactgaagatttaaaggtggAAAAAAGAGATGCTGAAGCGACTGAGGAATTAAAGGTGGAAAAAAGACAAGCTGAAGGGACTGAGGAATTAAAGGTGGAAAAAAGAGATGCTGAAGCGACTGAGGAATTAAAGGTGGAAAAAAGAGATGCTGAAGGGACTGAGGAATTAAAGGTGGAAAAAAGAGATGCTGAAGGGACTGATGAATTAAAGGTGGAAAAAAGAGATGCTGAAGAGACTGAGCAATTAAAGGTGGAAAAAAGACGTGCTGTTTCAGCTCGGCCCTACATCCATAAAGGCATCCACTCTGAGCTGAAAGAGCTGAAATCTACCGTGAGTAATCTGAAGTATAAACTACAGGCCACTGAGGAACAGCTGAAACAGCTCAGGAGAAACG AATATAAAGTGGCATTTGGTGCCACACTTGGATCAATAGGTACCTTTGGACCCTTCAACACTTCAGTCACCCTGGTTTACAGTAATGTCTTTGTGAATGAGGGCAGAGCTTACAACCCAAACACTG GTATCTTCACTGCACCTGTAAAAGGGGCCTATTTCTTCAGTTTTTCTGTACATAGTCGCTCATCTAAAGTTCTGAATTTAGCACTCTTTAAAAATGGACAACAAATGTTAATGGTTTACAGTAATCCTCTTGGTGACCGCTATGAATCAAGCGCTGATTCAATCTCTCTGACTCTAGAGAAAGGAGATAATGTCTATATGCGTCTCCGTGAGAATTCATGGGTCTTTGATAATGGAAATCAACTCAATTCATTTGTTGGGCATTTACTTTTCCCTCTTTGA